In the genome of Hyphobacterium sp. CCMP332, one region contains:
- a CDS encoding T9SS type A sorting domain-containing protein, whose translation MLLAIVFCRSNGQNISDRLELDNVIAKFDSKAYLFSTNLNSLETGFEFPKGSGNSTIFASSYWLTGIDSSTNALHSSFKTYPNSFDCFFAGPARNPPYNDQSRNGIFKISKSTVIDFNQNFGMPGYVIPSSIINWPGNGNVNSGMSKKLAPFFDLNNNGNYESIQNGDFPLALGTENLYFLNNDISGNRTGLNPSVPGLNIEIRTYAYVLEDEYDAFKDCVFLNVVLKNRSQIKYKDVYFGLWFDFDIGGGSDDYIGCDSALNVFYAYNADNSDNDYGNFIPAQGLMLLINNFNSFIGYNNSINSINGNPQNPIEANNYLHGLWKNGNKISQTGNGTDTINTTYTKFLFNNGVNQESGPGYDKRALGSIGPFSLSPNESECFDLVVFPALDTISPIAYSSVTQLLNKADTIKKLFDVVGQGCTSPLISGIENWNENHEMNHVSIYPNPSSDWVNILSEDTFTYWSLKLFAAMEGKEIYHATGTGTISLAINLNSYRKGLYILQIHTNLFSNNFKILIYE comes from the coding sequence TTGTTATTAGCAATTGTATTTTGTCGATCCAATGGACAGAATATTTCTGATCGACTTGAATTGGATAATGTCATTGCGAAATTCGATTCAAAAGCTTATCTCTTTTCTACTAATCTCAACAGTCTGGAGACCGGATTTGAATTCCCAAAAGGATCTGGTAATTCAACCATATTTGCGTCATCCTATTGGTTGACGGGGATTGATTCTTCAACGAATGCTTTACACAGTTCCTTTAAAACCTATCCAAATAGTTTTGACTGCTTTTTTGCAGGTCCTGCAAGAAACCCACCTTATAATGATCAAAGCAGGAATGGCATTTTTAAAATTTCAAAAAGTACGGTAATTGATTTCAATCAAAATTTTGGAATGCCCGGTTATGTCATTCCCTCCTCAATTATAAACTGGCCGGGAAATGGGAATGTCAATTCAGGGATGTCAAAAAAATTAGCACCATTTTTCGACTTAAATAATAATGGAAATTACGAATCTATTCAAAATGGCGATTTCCCATTAGCACTTGGAACAGAAAATTTATATTTCCTCAATAATGATATTTCGGGTAATAGAACAGGTCTTAATCCATCTGTGCCCGGACTTAATATAGAAATCAGGACCTATGCCTATGTACTGGAGGATGAGTATGATGCTTTTAAAGACTGTGTTTTTCTCAATGTAGTTTTAAAAAATAGAAGTCAAATTAAGTACAAGGATGTTTACTTCGGTCTCTGGTTTGACTTTGATATAGGAGGAGGAAGCGATGATTATATTGGCTGCGACAGTGCACTAAATGTGTTTTATGCTTACAATGCTGATAATTCAGATAACGACTATGGCAATTTCATTCCCGCTCAGGGTTTGATGCTCTTAATTAATAATTTCAATTCTTTTATAGGGTATAATAACAGTATCAATTCCATAAATGGCAATCCTCAAAATCCCATAGAAGCCAACAATTATCTGCATGGGCTATGGAAAAATGGAAATAAAATAAGCCAGACTGGAAATGGAACAGATACAATTAATACGACTTATACCAAATTTCTTTTTAATAATGGTGTAAATCAGGAAAGCGGACCGGGATATGATAAAAGAGCTTTAGGCAGTATTGGACCCTTCAGTCTTTCGCCAAATGAATCCGAGTGTTTTGACCTGGTTGTTTTTCCGGCACTAGATACCATTTCGCCAATTGCTTATTCCAGCGTAACCCAATTACTTAACAAAGCGGATACGATTAAGAAATTGTTCGATGTGGTAGGACAAGGTTGTACCTCCCCTCTAATTTCCGGCATTGAAAATTGGAATGAAAATCACGAAATGAATCACGTCTCTATTTATCCAAACCCCAGCAGTGATTGGGTAAATATTTTATCTGAAGACACATTTACCTATTGGAGTTTAAAATTATTTGCGGCAATGGAAGGGAAGGAAATATATCATGCAACCGGAACTGGTACAATAAGCCTGGCTATTAATCTAAATTCCTACCGGAAGGGTTTATATATACTTCAAATACATACCAATCTATTTTCTAATAACTTCAAAATTCTGATTTATGAATAA
- a CDS encoding T9SS type A sorting domain-containing protein, whose product MKVLGSILLSLIAFSVSFGQGLNISSWTYNFSSNYDFFIDDNDHIVLSNSSGIYIYDDSVLIQQVSNTNRPASKGRFGNILFSADNHGITSWTSNGSYTFPGDSSYFIPFPVTMIQLSDGRILTENGLGDSYAILDSNGITVLPLSNTQSCYSAPMLEINPDLYLFGYNGFVSVDSLGYYNKSTNTVTSIASSDIVGANFILGYDNSIGNKIFMHYVDGIVEVENNTVLNIEYFSSHGVSISHFHSTSGFTSLPNNKYVVMDTNYLMVYDGSSLVIFDSTMGWNVGSGLYVKADANSSGTVYFSIRNRMYKITAPILTSIDSETKRQKFNVYPNPNNGSCEIHSSLTSGSFEISLINLQGKTIFKRVVANLNGSFQFPNDLRDGIYILKAEEECGVHFFNTKLILKRD is encoded by the coding sequence ATGAAGGTTTTAGGTTCTATTCTGTTAAGTCTAATTGCATTTTCAGTATCATTTGGGCAAGGGTTGAATATCAGCTCCTGGACTTATAATTTCAGTTCGAATTATGATTTTTTTATTGATGACAATGATCATATCGTGCTCTCTAACAGTTCCGGGATTTACATTTACGATGATTCCGTTTTAATTCAGCAGGTATCCAATACGAATCGGCCGGCATCCAAAGGACGCTTTGGAAACATACTCTTTTCAGCAGACAACCACGGAATTACTTCGTGGACTTCCAATGGATCTTATACTTTCCCTGGTGACTCATCTTATTTCATTCCATTTCCGGTAACTATGATTCAATTGTCTGATGGAAGAATATTAACAGAAAACGGACTTGGAGATTCCTACGCTATTTTGGATTCAAATGGCATTACAGTATTGCCTTTGTCAAACACCCAGAGCTGTTACAGCGCCCCGATGTTGGAAATTAATCCTGATTTGTATTTGTTTGGGTACAACGGGTTCGTCTCAGTAGATTCTTTAGGCTATTATAATAAATCTACAAATACTGTCACAAGCATTGCCAGCTCTGATATTGTAGGTGCAAATTTTATCCTGGGTTATGACAACAGCATTGGGAATAAAATTTTCATGCATTATGTCGATGGTATTGTAGAAGTAGAGAATAATACGGTCCTGAACATAGAATATTTCTCGAGTCATGGTGTATCCATAAGTCACTTTCACTCCACATCAGGATTTACCTCACTTCCCAATAATAAATATGTGGTTATGGATACAAATTATTTGATGGTATACGATGGTTCAAGTCTTGTCATTTTTGATTCTACAATGGGCTGGAATGTTGGAAGCGGCTTATATGTAAAGGCAGATGCCAATTCTTCAGGTACCGTTTATTTTTCTATAAGGAACAGAATGTACAAAATCACGGCTCCAATCTTAACGTCAATTGACTCTGAAACTAAAAGACAAAAATTCAATGTTTACCCTAACCCTAATAATGGATCATGTGAAATTCACTCTTCTTTAACATCCGGTTCCTTTGAAATATCATTAATAAACTTACAAGGCAAAACAATATTTAAAAGAGTAGTCGCGAATCTTAATGGCAGCTTTCAATTTCCAAATGACCTTCGCGATGGAATTTATATTTTGAAGGCAGAGGAAGAATGTGGTGTGCATTTTTTTAATACAAAATTAATCTTAAAACGTGATTGA